The region GCGCGGACAAGGCGCTCGCCGAGGTCAAGGGCGACGACAAGGGCAGCGCGTTCGGCCTCGAAGTGGCCGGCGGCGGCACCGGCGGCAAGGCGGGCAAGACACTGGTCGGCCTGCGGTCGGTGGACCAGAAGCTCTACGTCCGGGTCGACATCAAGGGCCTCGCGGCGCTGGACACCTCGGGCGACGCCGGCCTGTCCGACCTCGACGGCATGCTGGGCTCGGTCGACGACCTGCCGTCGTCCTTCAACTCGGTCAAGACGCTCGCCAAGGGCGGCTGGGTGTCGATCGACGCCAAGGCATTCGCGGACTTCGCCAAAACCCTGGGCGACGACAAGGACTCGGCCGGCGCCGGCGGTTCGGACGGCGCCGACGACCCGGCGGGCGCCGACGACTCCCCGCTCAGCGGCTTCGGCCTGCCCACCGACCTGCCGACCGCGCTGCCGACCGACCTCGGGCACAAGACCTTCGCCCAACTGCTCGCGCCGCTCCAGCAGTCGCTGACCAAGAACGCGAAGATCACCGACCTCGGCTCGAAGGACGGCGCCGACCACCTCAAGGTCGCCGTGCCGGCCAAGCCGTTCGCCGACGACCTCAAGAAGAGCATGGGCTCGCTGGCCGGCGACCTGCCCGGCTCGCTGCAGGACAGCCTCAACGACGTGCCCAACAAGGTGGTGGCGCTCGACCTCGCCATCAAGGACGGCAAGCTCACCCACCTGACCGTGGACCTCGCGCAGTTCGACGACTCGATCCACGGCAAGCTGCCGCTCGACCTGTCCGTCGAGGGCGGCGCGGACCCGGTGAGCGCCCCCTCGGGCGCCCAGACGCTCAACCCGCAGGACCTGATGGGCCTGGTGATGACGCAGCTGGGCGACATGGGCGAGGACGACTCCTCGGGCGCCGGCACGGCCAAGCACACCGACAAGCCGTTCGACAGCCTGAGCCTGGACCTCGGCGGGCTCGACGCCGACCAGTGAGCCGCTGACCCGTACGACCCCCGCGCGCGGCCCGGCGACTCAGTTGCCGAGGCCGCGCGCGAGCAGGTCGAGGAGCGCGAAGACGAAGAGCGTGATGCCGATCACGCCGTTGACCGTGAAGAAGGCCCGGTTGAGCCGGCTCAGGTCGTGCGGCCGTACGATCGAGTGCTCGTAGAGGAAGGCGCCGCCGACCACCGCGAGGCCCGCCCACCAGAAGCCGCCCGCGTCCGTGGCCGCCCCGTACCAGACCAGCAGGGCCGTGGTGACGGCGTGGCAGACCCGGGCGCCGTGGAGGGCGGCCGGGATGCCGAAGCGGGCGGGCACCGACTTCACGCCGTGCGCCCGGTCGGCGGCCACGTCCTGGCAGCCGAAGATCAGGTCGAAGCCGCCGATCCACACCCCGACCGCGAGGCCGAGTATCACCGCGTCCCACGACCAGGACCCGGTCACCGCCAGCCACGCCCCGATCGGGCCCATCGCCTGTGCCACGCCCAGGATCGCGTGCGGGAAGTCGGTGAAGCGCTTGCCGTAGGGGTAGACCACCATCGGCACCACCGCGACCGGCGCGAGCGCCAGGCACAGCGGGTTGAGGAGCGCGGCTGCCCCCAGGAAGACCACCAGGGCGATCAGCGCGCCGGTCCACGCGGACCGTACCGACAGGGCGCCGGTGACCAGTTCACGGGTCGCGGTGCGCGGGTTGCGGGCGTCGATCTCGCGGTCGATGATCCGGTTGCAGGCCATCGCGAAGGTGCGCAGGCCCACCATCGCCACCGTGATCAGCAGCAGTTCGACCCAGTGCACATGCCCGTCGTCGCGGAACATCGCGGTGAGGGCGGCGATGTAGGCGAAGGGCAGCGCGAAGATCGAGTGTTCGATCATCACCAGCCGCAGGAAGGCCTTGACCCGGCGGTCGGGACCGGGCTGCGGTCGGACGAGGTCGGGGGTGGTGGCGGATTCCGCACTCACAGGCCGTACTCCCTCCATCGGCGGTCGACCTTCGCCGCCGTCTGCGGGTCGGAGAGCACCATCTCCGGCCAGCCCCCGTCCCGCGTGTAGCCCTCCTCGGGCAGTTTGCGGGTCGCGTCGATGCCCGCCTTGCCGCCCCAGAACTGCTGGTACGAGGCGTGGTCGAGGTGGTCGACAGGTCCTTCCACGACGGTCAGGTCGCGGGAGTAGTCGGTGTTGCCCAGCGCCCGCCAGGCGACCTCGTGCAGGTCGTGGACGTCGCAGTCGGCGTCGACGACCACGATCAGCTTGGTGAGCGACATCATGTGCGCGCCCCAGATCGCGTGCATCGTCTTCTGCGCGTGCTTGGGGTACTTCTTGTCGATCGAGACGATCGCGCAGTTGTGGAAGCCGCCCGCCTCCGGCAGGTGGTAGTCCACGATGTCCGGCACGATGATCTTGAGCAGCGGCAGGAAGAAGCGCTCGGTGGCCCGCCCCAGCGGACCGTCCTCGGTCGGCGGCCGGCCGACCACGATCGACTGGAACAGCGGGCGCTTGCGCATCG is a window of Streptomyces sp. NBC_01477 DNA encoding:
- the mqnP gene encoding menaquinone biosynthesis prenyltransferase MqnP, which produces MSAESATTPDLVRPQPGPDRRVKAFLRLVMIEHSIFALPFAYIAALTAMFRDDGHVHWVELLLITVAMVGLRTFAMACNRIIDREIDARNPRTATRELVTGALSVRSAWTGALIALVVFLGAAALLNPLCLALAPVAVVPMVVYPYGKRFTDFPHAILGVAQAMGPIGAWLAVTGSWSWDAVILGLAVGVWIGGFDLIFGCQDVAADRAHGVKSVPARFGIPAALHGARVCHAVTTALLVWYGAATDAGGFWWAGLAVVGGAFLYEHSIVRPHDLSRLNRAFFTVNGVIGITLFVFALLDLLARGLGN